The Petropleomorpha daqingensis genome includes a window with the following:
- a CDS encoding alpha/beta fold hydrolase, whose translation MPRITVGQENGQDVVLHFDDHGSGRPVVLIHGYPLDGRSFEKQERLLLQNGFRVITYDRRGFGWSSQPSTGYDYDTFAADLKVLLDALDLSDIVLAGFSMGTGEVTRYLGRYGSDRVRKAVLMGAVPPFLLKTGDNPEGVDGSVFEGIKQAVLADRPAYFTTFFDNFFNVDTYRGTRISDEACQAAFVTALAMSPLAAHDCVDAWLTDFREDVARIDVPTLLIHGDADRILPYSATAARLPALMKDLTVVTVEGGPHNVAWTHPEVVNPALLDFVRD comes from the coding sequence ATGCCACGCATCACGGTGGGTCAGGAGAACGGCCAGGACGTCGTCCTGCACTTCGACGACCACGGATCCGGCCGCCCGGTGGTCCTGATCCACGGCTACCCGCTGGACGGCCGCTCGTTCGAGAAGCAGGAGCGGCTCCTGCTGCAGAACGGCTTCCGGGTGATCACCTACGACCGGCGCGGGTTCGGCTGGTCGAGCCAGCCCTCGACCGGCTACGACTACGACACCTTCGCCGCCGACCTGAAGGTCCTGCTCGACGCGCTCGACCTGTCCGACATCGTGCTCGCCGGCTTCTCGATGGGCACCGGCGAGGTGACCCGCTACCTGGGTCGGTACGGCTCCGACAGGGTGCGCAAGGCCGTGCTGATGGGGGCGGTCCCGCCGTTCCTGCTCAAGACCGGTGACAACCCGGAGGGCGTCGACGGCTCGGTGTTCGAGGGCATCAAGCAAGCGGTCCTGGCCGACCGGCCGGCCTACTTCACGACGTTCTTCGACAACTTCTTCAACGTCGACACCTACCGCGGGACCCGGATCAGCGACGAGGCCTGCCAGGCGGCCTTCGTGACCGCGCTCGCGATGTCACCGCTGGCCGCGCACGACTGCGTGGACGCGTGGCTCACCGACTTCCGGGAGGACGTCGCCCGGATCGACGTCCCGACGCTGCTGATCCACGGCGACGCCGACCGGATCCTGCCCTACTCGGCGACCGCGGCCCGCCTGCCTGCGCTCATGAAGGACCTCACCGTCGTCACGGTCGAGGGCGGCCCGCACAACGTCGCCTGGACGCACCCCGAGGTGGTCAACCCGGCGCTGCTGGACTTCGTGCGCGACTGA